In Maridesulfovibrio sp., the following proteins share a genomic window:
- the htpX gene encoding zinc metalloprotease HtpX, with product MTSQIKTFFLLAALTGIILFLGGMMGGRTGLVIAFGLAMFMNVGSYWYSDKIVLSMYKARQLSASDAPQVYAMVKELAANAGIPTPRLYVVDQDSPNAFATGRNPENAVVAVTSGIMRILTPEELRGVIAHEIGHIANRDILIQSVAAVLAGAIMMIANMMQWAAIFGFGGDDEEGGTNPLAAIMIAILAPVAASLIQMAISRSREYLADSTGARISNDPKALASALYKLDATARNIPMDANPATENMFIINPFSGGSMANWFSTHPSTEDRINRLMSM from the coding sequence ATGACCAGTCAGATAAAGACTTTTTTCCTGCTCGCTGCACTAACGGGCATCATTCTTTTCCTTGGGGGGATGATGGGTGGACGTACCGGGCTTGTCATTGCCTTTGGTCTTGCCATGTTTATGAATGTCGGCAGCTACTGGTATTCTGATAAAATTGTTCTTTCCATGTACAAAGCGCGTCAGCTTTCTGCCAGCGATGCTCCGCAGGTGTACGCCATGGTCAAAGAACTTGCCGCTAATGCCGGGATTCCCACCCCGCGTCTTTATGTGGTTGATCAGGATTCTCCCAATGCTTTTGCAACCGGGCGCAACCCGGAAAATGCCGTTGTCGCAGTAACAAGCGGGATTATGCGTATTCTGACCCCGGAAGAACTGCGTGGCGTGATCGCACATGAAATAGGCCATATAGCCAACCGCGATATTCTTATCCAGTCCGTAGCGGCTGTTTTGGCCGGGGCGATCATGATGATCGCCAACATGATGCAGTGGGCCGCAATTTTCGGTTTCGGCGGAGATGATGAAGAGGGCGGAACCAACCCCCTTGCCGCAATCATGATTGCAATCCTTGCGCCCGTCGCGGCTTCACTGATCCAGATGGCCATATCCCGTTCACGTGAATATCTTGCCGACTCCACCGGGGCGCGGATTTCCAATGATCCCAAAGCACTTGCATCAGCTCTCTATAAGCTGGATGCAACCGCCAGAAACATCCCCATGGATGCTAACCCGGCAACAGAAAATATGTTTATCATCAATCCTTTCAGCGGCGGCAGCATGGCGAACTGGTTCAGTACCCATCCTTCTACTGAAGATCGTATTAACAGACTGATGTCTATGTAA
- a CDS encoding cache domain-containing protein yields MGIFEKSTKAGHMRFVWLRVAVPTVASLVLFIIVIFAVHMPAVRDALLAQRKDSLKHMTQVAIGVLEYLHYQEVKGEISSEEARRRGANIIGMMRFGPENKDYFWINDFGPKMVMHPYMPELDGSDLTKFSDFKGKLLFMEMLNATEKDGAGFVDYHWQWQDKPGTVVPKISYVQRFYPWKWVIGTGIYADDLESEAAARNRDMIMMTVFILGVISLLSFYTIVQSRKNGQLMKESEALFKGIFDHSQQFIGVLSPEGVLRLANREALHYISAQEADLIGCYLWETPWWDNSLDVQRKLKEVIHIASSGGVGKAIFEHSNDKGERIYMDFSAKPVMDEKGEVLFLVAEGHNITELKDAQEQIARSEDLFRGIFSQSMQFMGVLDLDGTLREVNKAALDVRNIAAEDVLGKPFWEGPWWKFPPSLAVTLKQDIERAVNGNVVRREIISEAPGEGTRYVDFSLKPTFGADGRIVFLLAEGRDVSELHSVQDQLSELNRDLERKVEERTAELRRSVESLENAQNQLIQSEKMAALGDLVAGVAHEINTPVGISVTSISFMEEKLAELSSKIEAGQLRKSDLEKFMTIAHEATKSSMLNLHRAAELIGNFKQVAADQASGQKRVINLRDYLDEILLSLRSKYKRTKHKINISCDDDLMLNTYPGAFMQIFSNLIINTLIHGFEGVEAGNIDIGVEVDEDEILIRYTDDGKGISRDNVNRIFEPFFTTKRGDGGTGLGMSIVYNLVQTRLGGTINCSSVEGQGTAFTISLPKDIIVEN; encoded by the coding sequence ATGGGTATTTTTGAAAAAAGTACAAAGGCAGGGCATATGCGGTTTGTCTGGTTAAGGGTTGCCGTACCGACGGTGGCTTCCTTGGTACTTTTCATTATAGTTATTTTTGCCGTTCACATGCCTGCGGTGCGTGATGCCCTGCTTGCCCAGCGCAAGGACTCATTAAAGCATATGACACAGGTTGCCATTGGAGTTCTGGAGTATCTGCATTATCAGGAGGTCAAGGGAGAAATATCTTCGGAAGAAGCTCGCCGCAGAGGGGCGAATATTATCGGGATGATGCGGTTCGGACCGGAAAACAAAGATTATTTCTGGATTAATGATTTTGGGCCTAAAATGGTTATGCATCCATATATGCCTGAGCTTGATGGAAGTGATCTGACCAAATTTTCTGATTTTAAGGGCAAGCTTCTTTTTATGGAAATGCTGAACGCAACAGAGAAAGACGGTGCCGGTTTTGTGGATTATCACTGGCAGTGGCAGGACAAGCCGGGCACGGTTGTGCCCAAAATTTCATATGTGCAAAGGTTTTATCCTTGGAAATGGGTTATCGGTACGGGTATTTATGCAGATGACCTTGAGTCCGAAGCCGCGGCTCGAAACCGCGATATGATTATGATGACCGTGTTTATTCTGGGTGTGATTTCACTGCTGTCTTTTTACACTATAGTCCAGAGCAGAAAGAACGGGCAGCTGATGAAGGAAAGTGAAGCGCTTTTCAAAGGAATCTTTGACCATAGCCAGCAGTTTATCGGTGTTCTAAGCCCGGAAGGGGTGCTGCGCCTCGCCAACCGGGAGGCTCTGCATTATATCTCTGCCCAAGAAGCTGACCTGATTGGCTGCTATCTGTGGGAAACTCCCTGGTGGGACAATTCCCTTGATGTCCAGCGGAAACTGAAAGAGGTTATCCATATTGCTTCTTCCGGTGGGGTCGGTAAAGCTATTTTTGAGCATAGCAATGACAAGGGCGAAAGAATTTATATGGATTTTTCAGCTAAGCCGGTCATGGATGAAAAAGGAGAGGTCCTCTTTCTGGTTGCCGAGGGACACAATATAACAGAATTGAAGGATGCACAGGAGCAGATAGCCCGGAGTGAAGATTTGTTCCGGGGTATTTTCAGTCAGTCGATGCAGTTTATGGGGGTTCTTGATCTGGATGGAACTTTGCGCGAAGTCAACAAGGCCGCTTTGGATGTTCGAAATATTGCAGCTGAAGACGTTTTGGGGAAACCGTTTTGGGAAGGACCGTGGTGGAAGTTCCCGCCATCGCTTGCTGTTACTTTGAAGCAGGATATAGAGCGGGCGGTAAATGGTAATGTTGTTCGCAGGGAGATCATAAGCGAAGCTCCCGGCGAGGGAACGAGATATGTTGATTTTTCTCTTAAGCCGACCTTCGGAGCGGATGGTAGGATTGTTTTTCTGCTTGCTGAAGGGCGGGATGTTTCAGAGCTTCATTCTGTCCAAGACCAACTCAGTGAACTAAACCGGGACCTTGAGCGTAAGGTGGAGGAACGTACCGCTGAACTTCGCCGTTCTGTTGAAAGTTTGGAAAATGCCCAGAATCAGCTCATCCAGTCTGAAAAAATGGCAGCGCTCGGTGATCTTGTCGCCGGTGTCGCCCATGAGATTAATACACCGGTGGGAATCAGTGTGACCAGTATCAGCTTTATGGAAGAGAAATTGGCTGAGCTTTCTTCAAAAATAGAAGCGGGGCAACTGCGCAAATCGGATCTTGAAAAATTTATGACTATTGCGCATGAGGCAACCAAGTCCAGTATGCTCAACCTGCATCGTGCAGCGGAACTTATCGGCAATTTTAAGCAGGTGGCCGCTGATCAGGCTTCAGGTCAGAAGAGGGTTATAAATCTGCGTGACTATCTGGATGAGATTCTGCTCAGCCTGCGTTCCAAGTATAAGAGGACAAAGCATAAGATCAATATCAGCTGCGACGATGATTTGATGCTGAATACCTATCCCGGCGCGTTCATGCAGATTTTTTCAAATCTCATCATTAATACCTTGATTCACGGATTTGAGGGGGTTGAAGCCGGTAATATAGATATCGGGGTCGAGGTGGATGAAGATGAGATCCTTATCCGCTATACCGATGACGGCAAGGGAATAAGCAGAGACAATGTTAACCGTATTTTTGAACCTTTCTTCACCACAAAGCGCGGCGATGGCGGCACCGGTCTGGGAATGAGTATTGTCTATAATCTTGTTCAAACCCGTCTGGGCGGCACGATCAATTGCTCCAGCGTGGAAGGGCAGGGAACCGCCTTTACTATTTCATTACCCAAGGATATCATTGTGGAGAACTGA
- a CDS encoding FecR domain-containing protein, translating into MPIEQNSIQGIGVVTGISGDAYAESAAGIRPLEPGSPIYQGENLVTGDGSNIEVRFADDTLISQGANSRIAIDEYVYDPDSSTSSFLGEIAQGTFRTVTGKIASENPDRFKLGSPLATIGIRGTIILSEVGPDGEKHGVEEIHAGRAMLLQSKATGQILQLFSGQMSDISGSGILSPVRPLSTQELNSFREIAPANIRQEQDIQDQQEEDQQDDNQSDEQSNDDQGNPGDQNAHDTSPEEGLGNDVTPGGGDPDETPGSHDGILHPGTGALDPGDDALVGQERFIPERINDLPKLDTKHEIEEKSLQQKQDEGQKEFSSDLEDDQTGQQNDETDSDQDEQTDKGTGDGNGKDDAPEETSSSTPKPDDDTDSSGDEDSSGEDDHTSGQGDDTSTGDVEYNNTITGTEGQTNTLTGTPDADQIIGREMADDISGMSGNDFLLGYGGNDKISGDDGNDSILGGAGNDTLFGNDGNDNIDGGTGADTISGGPGNDHIDGGTSAGDVDYVSYAEAETGVTVNLAAETATSDSGHDTIKNIEGIIGSDHLDKLTGDSGDNVFRPGLNGDFVDGNDTTREIVDGGSEQTGDTLDFSNITKSVYIDLNGNGDTQIEADEAIIYQGTILDSATINVVKFSSIEKFIGSQGDDLMIAGGGSATFDGSGGNDDIQGGSSVDFLAGGAGNDSISGGAGADFIDGGADSDWVDFSDSGLASTGVYISSAFTQTIDGVEYTLVKEADTNLDHTNTIVDYIANIENISGTESGDYIEGTAADNYIKGEGGADSLMGGDGSDTLSGGDGLDTLDGGAGNDDWVDYSYVTGSEELVLHLDSLSAGFAESRLNDFAEDKIKNIEHVIGTKNADDITGDSNNNNLMGGDGDDILKGGSGDDTLHGGAGTDALDGGDGNDLISYKGSSAAINIDLGNGCNDIMDGGTGNLSHSEGADIFIRIEGVIGSDVADTIKASALSADTIQGGKGADTITLTSSTTTLVYTDLDEGGDTVNNFSHCCDKFLFQGSDFESSASSKLETITSGNIYDGSTDVSYNDACFVFDTSTNSLYYDANGSGEGESTLIANFDSNPNLDAVDINVTDH; encoded by the coding sequence ATGCCTATCGAACAAAATAGTATTCAGGGAATAGGGGTCGTTACCGGGATCTCCGGTGATGCTTATGCTGAATCAGCAGCTGGAATACGTCCCCTTGAACCTGGCAGCCCTATCTATCAGGGCGAAAATCTGGTTACCGGAGATGGCAGCAACATTGAGGTGCGCTTTGCTGATGACACTCTCATTTCCCAAGGTGCTAATTCCCGCATTGCTATTGATGAATATGTGTATGACCCTGACAGCTCCACTTCCAGCTTTTTGGGCGAAATAGCGCAGGGAACTTTTCGTACGGTCACAGGTAAAATCGCATCAGAAAACCCGGACCGCTTCAAGCTCGGCTCACCGCTGGCAACCATAGGTATCCGCGGCACAATTATCCTCAGTGAAGTAGGTCCCGACGGGGAAAAGCACGGAGTTGAAGAGATTCACGCAGGTAGGGCCATGCTTCTGCAAAGTAAAGCAACCGGCCAGATCCTACAGCTTTTTTCCGGGCAGATGTCCGATATCAGCGGATCAGGCATACTCAGCCCCGTACGCCCCCTTTCCACTCAGGAATTAAATTCATTTCGCGAAATTGCGCCGGCAAACATCAGACAGGAACAGGACATCCAAGACCAGCAGGAAGAAGATCAGCAAGACGATAATCAAAGTGACGAGCAGTCCAATGATGATCAGGGGAATCCCGGTGATCAAAATGCTCATGATACATCTCCGGAAGAAGGTCTAGGCAATGACGTTACCCCCGGAGGCGGTGACCCAGACGAGACTCCCGGTTCTCATGATGGAATTCTCCATCCGGGAACAGGCGCTCTTGACCCCGGTGATGATGCGCTGGTCGGACAGGAAAGATTTATACCTGAAAGAATTAACGACCTTCCTAAACTCGATACAAAGCATGAAATTGAAGAAAAATCACTCCAGCAGAAGCAGGACGAAGGACAGAAGGAGTTCTCCAGCGACCTTGAAGATGATCAAACAGGACAGCAGAACGACGAAACAGATTCTGATCAGGATGAGCAAACAGATAAGGGTACGGGCGACGGAAACGGAAAAGACGATGCCCCTGAAGAAACAAGTTCAAGCACACCAAAACCGGATGACGACACTGACAGCTCAGGAGATGAAGACTCAAGCGGGGAAGATGACCACACCAGTGGGCAAGGTGATGACACGAGCACTGGGGATGTAGAATATAATAATACTATTACGGGAACAGAAGGGCAGACCAACACACTGACAGGCACCCCTGATGCCGATCAGATTATCGGCAGGGAAATGGCTGATGATATCAGCGGCATGAGTGGAAATGACTTTCTATTAGGATACGGTGGTAATGATAAGATTTCCGGAGACGATGGTAATGATTCCATCCTTGGCGGGGCCGGAAACGATACTCTTTTCGGGAATGATGGAAATGACAACATCGACGGTGGCACTGGAGCTGATACCATTTCTGGCGGTCCTGGAAATGACCACATTGACGGCGGCACTTCTGCCGGAGACGTTGACTATGTATCCTATGCTGAAGCCGAAACAGGGGTTACGGTAAACCTTGCAGCCGAAACAGCAACAAGTGATAGCGGCCATGACACCATTAAAAATATAGAAGGAATAATCGGTTCAGATCATTTGGACAAACTCACCGGAGACAGCGGAGACAATGTTTTCAGGCCCGGCTTGAATGGTGACTTTGTAGATGGGAATGACACAACACGGGAGATTGTTGACGGCGGCAGCGAACAAACAGGAGATACGCTCGATTTCAGCAACATCACCAAATCAGTATATATTGATTTGAATGGTAATGGTGATACCCAGATAGAAGCAGATGAAGCAATTATCTATCAAGGCACAATCCTGGACTCAGCAACAATCAATGTTGTTAAATTCAGCAGCATCGAAAAATTTATCGGATCTCAAGGCGACGATTTGATGATTGCCGGGGGAGGTTCTGCAACTTTTGATGGAAGTGGCGGCAATGACGATATTCAAGGTGGCTCCAGTGTTGACTTTCTTGCTGGCGGAGCAGGAAATGATTCCATATCAGGCGGCGCAGGAGCTGACTTCATAGATGGCGGTGCAGACAGTGACTGGGTTGATTTTTCAGATTCAGGACTAGCCAGTACAGGTGTTTATATTAGTTCAGCATTCACGCAAACTATTGACGGAGTCGAATATACACTGGTTAAGGAAGCTGACACAAATCTGGATCACACCAATACCATAGTCGACTACATCGCCAATATTGAAAATATATCCGGAACAGAGAGTGGTGACTACATAGAAGGAACTGCTGCTGACAACTATATTAAAGGTGAGGGCGGCGCAGACAGTCTCATGGGCGGGGACGGCAGCGACACCCTGTCCGGCGGGGACGGACTCGATACACTGGACGGTGGTGCAGGCAATGACGACTGGGTTGATTATTCATATGTAACCGGATCAGAAGAGTTAGTACTGCATCTCGATTCATTGTCAGCTGGATTCGCTGAGAGCAGGCTTAATGATTTTGCTGAAGATAAAATCAAAAACATCGAGCACGTTATCGGCACTAAGAATGCAGACGACATTACCGGAGACAGCAACAATAACAATCTCATGGGCGGAGACGGAGACGATATACTAAAAGGCGGTTCAGGGGACGACACTCTTCATGGCGGCGCAGGTACTGACGCACTAGATGGGGGGGACGGAAACGACCTGATTTCATACAAAGGTTCATCGGCAGCCATTAACATAGACCTTGGAAATGGATGCAATGACATCATGGATGGGGGAACCGGAAATTTATCCCATAGCGAAGGAGCTGATATATTCATACGTATAGAGGGTGTCATAGGTTCTGACGTAGCTGATACCATCAAAGCCTCAGCCCTCTCCGCCGATACCATTCAAGGCGGCAAGGGAGCGGATACTATAACACTGACAAGCTCGACGACCACCCTTGTCTATACCGACTTGGATGAAGGCGGAGATACCGTTAATAATTTCAGCCACTGCTGCGACAAATTCTTATTTCAAGGCTCAGATTTTGAATCCTCAGCCTCATCCAAGCTTGAAACAATAACAAGCGGCAATATATATGACGGCTCTACAGACGTATCATACAATGACGCTTGCTTTGTCTTCGACACAAGCACCAACAGCCTATATTACGATGCCAACGGTTCCGGTGAAGGAGAATCTACCCTTATTGCTAATTTTGACTCCAACCCGAATCTGGACGCCGTCGATATTAACGTGACCGATCATTAA
- a CDS encoding tetratricopeptide repeat protein, giving the protein MATRYDKIVREFYEGQGGFTVLLSDEPSFYKLLRGTLHKILAIRRDCLAFFQNQAPCLNEIKEKSAAGQPVLVFVERLLKGRPSADFILNIRKLFPEIKVVVLTDETSQEELIFLHELGASNIITKPVSVDSLVQKLAFTIQPQGKLAQLVEAGKKLLRDGELEKVLLISAKILEIKPDSPAALMLQGDALSGMGQRDEALKSYLKAHEQSKVFMEPIKKLAEFYKGNNNDQYLHYLKKLDAISPLNTERKCEIGKVHLDRSEIDDAEIYFDQAVRCAVKEAHNYLSQVMSGIAESLFDVAPEKAEKYYAKLLQVKASSLSSDDLETYNRLGIALRKQGKWQKAVENYQAALKVAPNEPGLFYNIGLAYSDGKEYARCAKYFKRAVRSDGMIHQSAASVARNIAGIFIKVGMTEEARVVIEEALTKFPDDEKLKALLKKSTPLEL; this is encoded by the coding sequence GTGGCAACCAGATATGACAAGATAGTGCGCGAATTTTATGAAGGACAGGGAGGCTTTACTGTCTTGCTCAGTGATGAGCCATCTTTTTATAAACTATTGCGCGGAACATTACATAAAATACTTGCCATTCGTCGTGATTGCCTTGCTTTTTTTCAAAATCAGGCACCTTGCCTCAATGAAATCAAAGAAAAATCAGCAGCTGGACAGCCTGTACTGGTTTTTGTGGAGAGACTGCTTAAAGGCAGGCCTTCCGCAGATTTTATCCTCAATATCCGAAAATTATTTCCGGAAATAAAAGTTGTAGTCCTAACTGACGAAACCAGTCAGGAGGAACTTATTTTTCTGCATGAATTAGGAGCCAGTAACATAATTACAAAGCCTGTATCTGTGGACAGTCTGGTGCAGAAACTGGCTTTTACCATCCAGCCTCAGGGTAAACTTGCCCAGCTGGTTGAAGCTGGTAAGAAGTTACTGCGTGATGGTGAGTTGGAAAAGGTTTTGTTGATCAGTGCCAAGATTCTGGAGATCAAGCCTGACAGTCCCGCTGCCCTTATGCTTCAGGGGGATGCGCTGTCCGGCATGGGACAGCGTGACGAAGCGCTGAAATCGTACCTTAAAGCGCATGAACAATCCAAGGTGTTCATGGAGCCGATTAAAAAACTGGCCGAATTTTACAAGGGGAATAATAACGATCAGTATCTTCATTATCTCAAAAAACTTGATGCAATCAGTCCTCTGAATACCGAGCGTAAATGTGAAATAGGGAAGGTTCATCTGGATCGATCAGAAATTGATGACGCTGAAATTTATTTCGATCAGGCTGTACGTTGCGCGGTTAAGGAGGCTCATAATTACTTGTCACAAGTTATGAGTGGTATAGCTGAATCCCTTTTTGATGTGGCCCCGGAAAAGGCTGAGAAGTACTATGCGAAGCTGTTGCAGGTAAAAGCAAGCAGCTTGAGTTCTGATGATCTTGAGACTTATAATCGGCTTGGTATCGCGCTTCGCAAGCAGGGGAAATGGCAGAAGGCTGTTGAGAACTATCAGGCGGCATTAAAGGTCGCGCCCAATGAGCCGGGGCTGTTTTACAATATAGGTCTTGCCTATAGCGATGGTAAAGAATACGCGCGCTGTGCCAAGTATTTTAAACGTGCTGTGCGTTCTGATGGAATGATTCATCAGTCTGCTGCTTCCGTTGCCCGGAACATTGCTGGTATTTTTATTAAAGTAGGAATGACAGAGGAGGCAAGAGTAGTCATTGAGGAAGCCCTTACCAAATTTCCTGATGATGAAAAATTGAAGGCGCTACTCAAGAAAAGTACGCCGTTAGAACTGTAA
- a CDS encoding ribonuclease Z, producing the protein MKCVFLGIGSAFDAGQTNVSILVECGGNRILLDCGFNAGHACMNMVPDAHDIDALWISHFHGDHFFGLPFLLGSFFNAGREKTFHICGPEGIEDKVTQTVNLAYPSLLGKIGFGVVFHEFKPGDVKFVSGFGVSTCAIDHSGSAQAIRLECAGKVLFYTGDGALNDDCTQLAKNAQLGILEAYSLDGPVKKGHSSIMASVNFAISARIDTVCLVHLENFVRTCRVKNVLKQFSLSDSTVIIPEQGQVFEI; encoded by the coding sequence ATGAAGTGTGTTTTTCTCGGCATAGGCTCTGCTTTTGATGCCGGGCAGACCAATGTTTCCATACTTGTTGAATGTGGCGGAAACCGCATTCTGCTTGATTGCGGTTTCAATGCTGGGCATGCCTGTATGAACATGGTCCCGGATGCGCACGATATAGATGCTCTTTGGATTTCACATTTTCACGGAGATCATTTCTTCGGGCTGCCTTTTCTGCTAGGTTCTTTTTTCAACGCGGGTAGAGAAAAAACATTTCATATCTGCGGACCAGAAGGGATTGAGGACAAGGTTACACAGACCGTTAACCTTGCCTACCCGTCTTTACTGGGAAAGATAGGCTTTGGTGTTGTCTTTCATGAATTCAAACCGGGCGATGTGAAATTTGTCAGCGGATTCGGAGTTAGTACCTGCGCTATTGATCATTCTGGTTCAGCTCAAGCAATACGGCTTGAATGTGCTGGTAAGGTCTTATTCTATACAGGGGATGGGGCTTTGAATGATGATTGCACGCAACTGGCGAAAAATGCGCAGCTGGGGATTCTGGAAGCCTATAGTCTGGATGGCCCTGTTAAAAAAGGGCATTCGAGCATCATGGCTAGTGTAAATTTTGCAATTTCGGCCAGAATTGATACTGTTTGCCTTGTACACCTTGAGAATTTTGTGCGAACCTGTCGGGTAAAGAACGTACTCAAGCAGTTTTCCCTGTCTGATTCAACAGTAATTATTCCTGAGCAGGGTCAGGTTTTTGAAATTTGA
- the sppA gene encoding signal peptide peptidase SppA: MTNPKKGFSVRHPILFGFSLLIMAVALLWGAAAFFHGRAGLFSSGKIGVVNVQGTITNSLPTVKFLRDLRLDDSVKGVLLRVNSPGGTIAPSQELYHAVKRFAEVKPIVASFGTVAASGGYYAAAPATKIMASSGSITGSIGVKAEYANFYQLMDKIGVKPVIITSGKMKAAGSPFAELTPEQREYLTELIMDMHNQFVDDVAAARKLDRKQVEDIADGRAITGRAAKELGLVDRIGGFEDAVTVLKALCDLEGSVSVIEGPEEDKPLLKEILGFLGIVPEGSATGEGLIFSY, from the coding sequence ATGACGAATCCTAAGAAAGGTTTCTCTGTAAGACACCCGATTTTATTCGGTTTCAGTCTGCTTATTATGGCTGTGGCTCTCCTTTGGGGAGCTGCAGCCTTTTTTCATGGAAGAGCAGGCTTATTCAGTTCCGGGAAGATCGGGGTTGTCAACGTGCAGGGGACCATCACCAACTCATTGCCAACGGTAAAATTTCTGCGCGATCTGCGCCTTGATGATTCTGTTAAGGGTGTTCTGCTGCGGGTTAATTCCCCCGGCGGAACCATTGCTCCCTCGCAGGAGCTTTACCATGCGGTCAAGCGTTTTGCCGAGGTTAAGCCAATAGTGGCCTCCTTCGGCACTGTTGCGGCTTCCGGCGGCTATTACGCTGCTGCTCCGGCCACAAAAATCATGGCCAGCTCCGGCTCTATTACCGGCTCAATAGGAGTTAAGGCGGAGTATGCGAATTTCTACCAACTTATGGATAAGATCGGGGTCAAACCTGTCATTATTACCAGCGGTAAGATGAAAGCGGCAGGTTCTCCTTTCGCCGAGCTGACACCGGAGCAGCGCGAATACCTGACCGAGTTGATCATGGACATGCACAATCAGTTTGTGGATGACGTTGCCGCAGCACGCAAACTTGACCGCAAACAGGTCGAAGATATTGCAGATGGCAGGGCTATCACCGGACGCGCGGCCAAAGAGCTTGGACTCGTGGATAGAATCGGCGGTTTTGAGGATGCAGTTACTGTGCTTAAGGCTCTTTGCGACCTTGAAGGCAGTGTCTCGGTAATTGAAGGACCGGAAGAGGATAAGCCTCTGCTGAAGGAAATTTTAGGATTTCTCGGCATAGTGCCTGAAGGTTCTGCTACCGGGGAAGGACTGATTTTCTCCTACTGA